The stretch of DNA GGTCGTCGCGGTGAGCAGCAATCTGCTGATTGGTCTCGTTGAGGTGGCGGTTGATGCGCTGCTTCAGCAAGATGTTGCGTAGCAGCAGGCCCGCCAGCAGCAGTACCCCGGCCAAACCGGCCAGCAACGCGTACAGCTGCTGGCGCTGGCGCTCGGCGGTTTGGGCCTGCAGCTGCCGGGTTTTGTTGAGCAGCGCAATCTGGGCCTGCTTCCGGTCTAGCTCGTAGCCGTAGCGCAGGGCGCTGGTGCTGAGCTGGGTATCCTCGCCAAAAAGGGTGTCGTTGTAGGCCAGGTGCAGGGTGCGGTAGTGGTAGGCCTGCTCAAAGTGTTGCTGTTGGGCGTAGGCCTGGGCCAGGAGGTCGGTGGCGCTTCGGCTGGTGCCGTTGCTGCGGGTGTGCTGACTGAGCTGCAGGGCGTGTTGGGCCAGGCTAAGGGTACTATCGGGTTGATTTTGCAGCAGGTAGGCCCGGGCCAGCGCCAGCTCCGCCGTCGGCAGGTTAAACTCATCCTGGTTAGTGCGCACGAGCTGGCGGGCCCGCTGTCCATGAGCCAGAGCTGCGGCTGGGTCGCCCTGCAGACTGTACACTTCCGCCAGGCTCGTTTCGAAGCCGGCTTCGCCCACCTGGTCGCCGATGCGTTGGCTTAGCTCCAGGGCACGCTGGTAGTAGAGCAGGGCCTGGGGCCATTTTTTTAGCTTCTTGTAGGAGTCGCCTAAGTCGCCCAGTGCTGACAGCACCAGCTGATCGTCGCCCGTTTGTCGCCCGATTTTCAGCGACGACCTCAGCAGCGGCAGCGCCTCAGCGTAGTTGCCCAGCTGGGAATACACATTGCCCATAGTGTAGCGTAGGCGGGCGATGGTTTGGGTGTCGCTGGCACGCTCTGCCAGGGGCAGGCCTTTAAGGGCTGCCTCCAGGGCTGCTGCCGGAGCAGACTGCAACACGTATAGGGTACTAAGCTGCAACCAGGCGCGGCCTTGGCCACGGGCATCGGATAGGCGTGCGAAGAGGCGCTGGGCCTGCTGGGCACTGCGGCGCGCTGCCTCAAAGTTGTTTAAGCGGCGGTAGAGGTTACTTAGGGCCAGTAGCGCCAGGCCTTCACCGGCGGGGTCAGGCAGCTGCCGGGCCAAGGCTAGAGCCTGCTGATTGGCTTGAATGGCTTGGGGGGCATCCACCGTTTTCAGCTCCTGGCCTAGGGCCAGCAGGCGACGCACACGGGTAGTATCGGGGCGGGTAGCAGTGCGCAGCACGCGGCGCAAGCTATCGGCTGCGGGCGTTTGGGCCTTAGCAAGCAGGGGGAGCAGCAGGCCCAGGGCCAGCACCCAAAAGGCGCTATTCAGCAGCGCAGAGCATTGAGGTCTCAACATGCCGCAGGGAGGTAGCACTGAATCAGCTACCAGTTCGGGTTATGTAGTACGCCCAGGGTAGTATCGGTGCCCAGGGCCGTCTTGCTCGTGAACGTAACGCTGGCCAGTGTGAGGTGCACATGGCCTGTTTGGCTTGTCTCAGTAGCTAATACAGGAAACACGTCTATCGTTTGGAGCGGTATTTTGGGAGTGGCACCCAGGCGTATGGCAATCCGGTAGGCGTTTTCGACCAGATCAACGTCGGTGAGGTTGAGAAACAACGGCTCCGCTCGGGGGGTAAGCTGCTGGCTGTCATTCGTAGCTATTATGTGCAACTCGCCGCCATCAGGCAGCAACAGAACTGCTTCGGGTGGGCCTGCCGGGTTGGGCTCCTGGCCCAGGGCTACACTATAATACTCCACTACACTGGGCCACGTATCGGGGGGCACATAGAGGGTGAGGGTGCTGGTGGCTGACT from Hymenobacter taeanensis encodes:
- a CDS encoding tetratricopeptide repeat-containing sensor histidine kinase, encoding MLRPQCSALLNSAFWVLALGLLLPLLAKAQTPAADSLRRVLRTATRPDTTRVRRLLALGQELKTVDAPQAIQANQQALALARQLPDPAGEGLALLALSNLYRRLNNFEAARRSAQQAQRLFARLSDARGQGRAWLQLSTLYVLQSAPAAALEAALKGLPLAERASDTQTIARLRYTMGNVYSQLGNYAEALPLLRSSLKIGRQTGDDQLVLSALGDLGDSYKKLKKWPQALLYYQRALELSQRIGDQVGEAGFETSLAEVYSLQGDPAAALAHGQRARQLVRTNQDEFNLPTAELALARAYLLQNQPDSTLSLAQHALQLSQHTRSNGTSRSATDLLAQAYAQQQHFEQAYHYRTLHLAYNDTLFGEDTQLSTSALRYGYELDRKQAQIALLNKTRQLQAQTAERQRQQLYALLAGLAGVLLLAGLLLRNILLKQRINRHLNETNQQIAAHRDDLDQALIELRATQAQLVQHEKLASLGQLTAGVAHEIQNPLNFITNFSDLGVELTTELQEELAKEALTPEGRATIEELLLDLKQNQVSMHQHGRRADRIVKSMLEHSRASSGQPQFTDLNALAEECLRLAYHSWQATNKDFKATLDTHFAPGLPNLKVVPQDLTRVLVNLLTNAFYAVSDKQRQLGKDYEPVVSIRTEQTGKAVRLRVRDNGNGIPAAVRQRIFEPFFTTKPAGEGTGLGLSLSYDIVTKGHRGTLSVETREGEFTEFVVCLPTVPTPARTSPTPSVERTKAPV